A window of Suncus etruscus isolate mSunEtr1 chromosome 4, mSunEtr1.pri.cur, whole genome shotgun sequence contains these coding sequences:
- the HMGN3 gene encoding LOW QUALITY PROTEIN: high mobility group nucleosome-binding domain-containing protein 3 (The sequence of the model RefSeq protein was modified relative to this genomic sequence to represent the inferred CDS: inserted 1 base in 1 codon) translates to MGARFLDLFGVYRQRPFLLAPVEQEGGTRKKGCHWSICTVCKLRGVFWAAVARKRRSVNSQFACALIIDQKPLELKSEPKPRKTSTKKEPGTKVNKVAKGKXEEKQEAGKKDSAPSENGETKDEAIHLSHSFVNVAASRYTPPSTLSGKGQIETAQKTEYIDNKEDELP, encoded by the exons ATGGGTGCCCGTTTCCTAGATCTCTTTGGGGTTTATAGACAGAGGCCCTTTCTATTGGCCCCCGTGGAGCAGGAGGGCGGGACGAGGAAGAAGGGCTGCCATTGGTCTATCTGCACAGTATGTAAATTGCGGGGCGTGTTT TGGGCGGCTGTAGCCCGGAAAAGGCGCAGTGTgaactcacaattcgcctgcGCCCTCATTA TTGACCAAAAACCTCTTGAACTAAAATCTGAGCCTAAACCAAGAAAAACATCTACTAAA AAAGAACCTGGAACAAAGGTTAACAAAGTTGCtaaaggga aggaggaaaagcaaGAAGCTGGAAAGAAAGATTCTGCACCATCTGAGAATGGTGAAACTAAAGATGAAGCG ATCCATCTCTCTCACTCATTTGTTAATGTCGCAGCCTCCAGATATACCCCACCCAGCACTCTGTCAGGAAAGGGACAGATTGAAACA GCACAGAAAACTGAGTACATAGATAACAAGGAGGATGAATTGCCATGA